In Oncorhynchus keta strain PuntledgeMale-10-30-2019 chromosome 19, Oket_V2, whole genome shotgun sequence, a single genomic region encodes these proteins:
- the si:ch211-191i18.2 gene encoding uncharacterized protein si:ch211-191i18.2: protein MHRLTHYRLLFVCLTGVLLLPLCCGQTVYDDYGDTTQTPDYDYNATFEYIFFSNASTEDLDKFLRASEEEFYEGEDMGEEEDTTFSTTLSTTDSSIAKGSRTAPPCLLLALALTVHQLGQLL, encoded by the exons ATGCACAGGCTAACCCACTACCGCCTTCTCTTTGTCTGCTTGACTGGAGTGCTGCTGTTGCCTCTCTGCTGCG GCCAAACTGTATATGATGACTACGGTGACACAACACAGACACCGGACTACGACTACAACGCCACCTTTGAATACATCTTTTTCA GCAACGCTAGTACTGAGGACCTGGACAAGTTTCTAAGAGCAAGTGAAGAGGAGTTTTATGAGGGAGAAGATATGGGGGAAGAGGAAGACACAACCTTCTCGACCACTCTGTCGACCACAGACAGCAGCATAGCGAAG GGCTCCAGGACAGCTCCTCCATGTTTGCTGCTTGCCCTGGCCTTGACCGTGCACCAGCTGGGCCAACTCCTATGA